Proteins encoded by one window of Nicotiana tabacum cultivar K326 chromosome 10, ASM71507v2, whole genome shotgun sequence:
- the LOC107829082 gene encoding uncharacterized protein LOC107829082, translated as MHCTGEPPSQPPSTAETLAQINHLLTHLLPFSLSIKSFTARWQVLRSKLATVKSLLSEISDSPHWTENELLPTLLPNLLSTVLRVQTLCEQCSDPEKPPGKLLMQSDLDMASGWLSKQIHHLDLLCRSGVLRQSTAIVLSHPSVNSTKDDLVLFIKDLFTRIQIGGVEFKRKALESLIQLLSEDEKSAGIVAKEGHFGYLINLLDINIDPFIREQAVVAVSMLVSLSEQARKCVFEEGALGPLLRIIESGSVTMKEKAALAVECITNDPENAWAISAYGGVPILLDLCKSGSVSAQIHAVGAIKNVSTNEDVRIALAEEGAIPVLLQLMVSGKASAQEKAANCVAILASSGEYYRDLLIQEKGLQRLLHLLHESSNSDTLEYVLRAIHSLSSSESTSRVLSSYTTFVIQLAELIKHGSLMLQYISASLLANLSISEEKKRAIAGCMGSLVKLMESAKPDGLQEVATNALVSLLAVKSNRKELVKDEKSVMRLVQMLDAKNDVVSKKFPVAVVAAIMAGGSHGCRKRLVEAGAYGHLQKLTEAEVVGAKKAFQRLSGNRLKSIFTRTWSN; from the coding sequence ATGCATTGTACCGGCGAACCACCGTCACAGCCGCCGTCCACGGCCGAAACCCTTGCTCAAATAAACCACCTCCTCACCCATCTCCTCCCCTTTTCTCTTTCCATCAAGTCCTTCACTGCCCGCTGGCAAGTTCTCCGGTCGAAACTCGCTACCGTCAAGTCTCTTTTATCCGAAATCTCCGATTCACCTCACTGGACGGAAAACGAGCTTCTTCCGACGCTGCTCCCGAATCTTCTCTCCACTGTACTCCGTGTACAAACTCTATGCGAGCAATGCTCCGACCCGGAAAAACCTCCGGGTAAGCTATTAATGCAGTCGGATCTTGACATGGCTTCAGGTTGGCTTTCAAAACAGATCCATCACCTTGACCTCCTTTGCCGTTCCGGCGTACTCCGTCAGTCCACCGCTATAGTCCTCTCTCACCCTTCCGTTAACTCTACAAAAGACGATTTAGTCCTTTTTATTAAAGACCTATTCACCAGAATCCAAATCGGCGGCGTTGAGTTTAAGAGAAAGGCTTTAGAATCGTTGATTCAGCTCCTCTCAGAGGATGAGAAATCAGCTGGGATTGTTGCAAAGGAAGGGCATTTTGGGTATTTAATTAATTTACTGGACATTAATATTGATCCTTTTATACGTGAACAGGCAGTTGTTGCAGTATCAATGCTTGTTTCTTTAAGTGAACAGGCGAGGAAATGCGTGTTTGAAGAAGGTGCTTTAGGTCCTTTACTGAGAATTATTGAGTCTGGTTCTGTTACTATGAAGGAAAAAGCGGCTTTGGCTGTTGAATGTATTACTAATGATCCTGAAAATGCTTGGGCTATCTCAGCTTATGGTGGTGTCCCTATACTTTTAGACCTATGTAAATCTGGGTCTGTTTCTGCTCAAATTCATGCTGTTGGGGCAATCAAGAATGTGTCCACAAATGAAGATGTCCGTATTGCGTTAGCAGAAGAAGGTGCAATTCCTGTTCTTCTACAGTTAATGGTTTCAGGCAAGGCGTCAGCGCAAGAAAAGGCGGCGAATTGCGTCGCAATTCTTGCTTCCTCTGGTGAGTACTACCGGGATTTGTTAATTCAAGAAAAGGGGTTGCAGAGATTGCTTCATTTGCTTCATGAATCGTCGAATTCTGATACGTTAGAGTATGTTTTACGGGCTATTCATTCGTTATCTTCTTCTGAATCCACGTCGAGGGTTCTTAGTTCATATACTACGTTTGTGATTCAGTTAGCTGAGCTTATAAAGCACGGTAGCTTAATGTTACAGTATATTTCCGCTTCATTGCTTGCAAATTTATCTATAAGTGAGGAGAAGAAGAGGGCTATTGCTGGGTGTATGGGGTCATTGGTGAAGCTAATGGAATCAGCTAAACCAGATGGGCTGCAAGAGGTGGCGACGAATGCTTTGGTTTCGCTGTTGGCTGTGAAATCCAATAGGAAGGAATTGGTTAAGGATGAGAAGAGTGTGATGAGGTTGGTACAAATGTTGGATGCTAAAAACGATGTGGTGTCGAAGAAGTTCCCGGTGGCAGTGGTGGCGGCAATCATGGCGGGAGGGAGCCATGGTTGTCGGAAGAGACTAGTGGAGGCCGGAGCATACGGACATTTGCAGAAGCTGACGGAGGCAGAGGTGGTCGGAGCTAAGAAGGCCTTTCAGAGACTTTCAGGCAATAGGCTAAAGAGCATTTTCACAAGGACGTGGAGTAATTAG